DNA sequence from the Scophthalmus maximus strain ysfricsl-2021 chromosome 1, ASM2237912v1, whole genome shotgun sequence genome:
GTTCCTACTTTACAGAAAAGtcaaaatacaagaaaattGACGAATCTACTACATCACTCGTCCATACCacttaagaacaaatctgttggtacaaacggttcttgcatgaggcccaatggtCCAAAAATCCTCCTGAACCTTGTGCGGGTCCGATCTGCAGCAACTGGAAGAGCTCAAGAGATCAATTAAGAGCTAAAACACCCAGTTAAATCTAAGAACAATACTTTACACCTCCTTCCTGGTGTGTAGCTGATTCAACTCTTAATGGTTACTGGTAAATAACTTTCCTTTAATTTAGTAAACCATTCAGACAATCATTTGCATCAGGCAGTTTGGATGAACCTTTAAATGACAAGTATTAGCTGCATAACTACAAATGCTGATTATGTTGTAATTTCAAGCCGAACATCTTAAGATCTTTTCTGGACGTTGTCAGTGCAGCTTCAGGCAGCCATATGTTTCCATTCATTGTGACACATATGAAAATGTACCAGGACAGTGCAGTGAATGCATTTATCTGAATTTGACAAATAAAGTGTTTAGTTGTGGAAACCAAATCCTTAACAAAATCAGGGACTACTTTCAAGTTTCatctgcctttttaaaaatatagatatGTATTAATATCTGTAACACTTTCAGTCACAGGGACAATTTCCCAGTGTGACGTCTTTGTCATGCACTAGCTCATGTGAGATTAGAAACCTGTTAAGGGAAACTGTGTTTACATATACATACGTGACATTTAAGAAGACAAGATACTGTGCAAAgcactgaagaaagaaaaagaatgcaGACTTGGCATTCACTTTCATGAATTATGTGACTCAAACATGTTTCAAGAGTCTGTTAATATTACAAATTTACTACAAATCACATGTAGACTATACATAACAGTTAACCGTTTTGCAAAACTGTGCTGAGTGTTATATAACAGAaagcattttagttttttattttgtattattccaTTGGCTTCTCTTCATTTGCATTTGGTGTTCACTGTGAGGGATTAGTCATTCCAAGAAACATTCTAATGAATGCAATTTACTATGTGGACATAACAAATGCAtccacacatttaaaatgtttagcATGTATTCAGAAATGGTCAGCACAAAGGTAAGACCACAGATCATTTGtggttaaaggagacatattatttCCTCTTGTGTGTTATAGGTTTTTTGTGTACGTAAAAGCTCTGTTAAAGAGAGCTCCTCTACCCGACAGAAATCACTGCTCCTCGAGCccctgaaacgcctcgtcagctGTCCGGCTGATCGCGATATCACGGAAGTTCATAAGTCACACTAATCGGCTGGCCAGTTACGCCCCCTAAGCAAAGCCAGGTAAAACGAGGACGGAGGCATGTCTGAGGCCGACCACACAGTACCGACTACACGATGAGAATGAGCTTGTTTATTGGTTCATCCCTTGCGCATGCATATATTGTCAAGCCTCCTGGAAGATGGCGGGCAAAGTCATAAAATCTCATgtatttctttgattttttacatttttaaagcattCAAATGCTGCGATTTGACTCAAATCGGGTTAAGGtcggggtcagggtcagggtttGTTGTCGTTGCACAcaaaagtgaacatcaaacgacaaccTTTTTGAAGaccaaaaatcaaaatgaaaaatatattggttttaaaaaacaaataatcacgaaatattcataatatctACAGAAGTAACTCTTCTGTCGAAGGAAAGGGAAAAGTCCAGAGCAGAAGGATTCCCGATATGCACCtattacgctggttgccaaccaCCATTAAAAACGATGAAGAAGAATGCACAACCAATCACATTGGGATCTCTTATCGCGATGTGGCCCTTCAACACAGCCTCAACTATAGAGTGATGGTTGGGGCCGTGTTCATGGGCCAAAACCAGGTAAGAGattgcaacgtgattggttgtaccACACTCTTCCTTGTCTTTCGACGTTAAATTTGGCATACAACGTCAACAAACCCTTCCCCTAACCCGGTTTAAGGTAAACTCAGcatttaaataattgaaaagagtgaaatcaaaaaaactGAGATGATACATtgttgcccgccatctttggaattgCAGGAGACGGGACAATATGCATGCGCAAGCAGTTGGCCAATGATCGAGTTCATTCTTTTTCGTGTTCCAGTACATTTACCTGTATCATTGACTATGTTTACATGGACTGCAATACTTAATCTGATCAGCATTAGTCTGAATAAGACAATTGCCatgtaaacagcattttctGATTACCTTAACCCAAATAAGGTCATACTCTGAAAAAGCAATAATAGAATTCTTAAAACAATCTTAGTCGCATTATGTAGACATGTACACATCTTGATCGCATTATGGCGTCCTTTCTAGTTAGTATATATAGTTTTCGCAGCATTTTGCGTCCTTCCGACATGCACAGCAGTTGACAAACTTTTCACGTCATAATCACACTGTGCTCTTTAATATGTAAATGGGAATATGAATGGAATATTCTATGAGCAACTTGTGTAAACATCTCAATCGCAATAAGCTTTTATTCAGAATAAGGTCAACAGcaataaataactaaatcaaATAGCTCAAATAAGTAAATAGCTTTCAGGGCCAGATATTGTTAAGATTGAGCAGGAGTCAGAAAATCAATCACAGTCACACTTAGTCTTCTGTTTAAAGagtgcacttttctttttccaggtcTGAACCGAGGGCCACATCAACGGGGTTAGTTTTCCAGGAGCAGCTGATATGTTCTGAGAACAAGCTCCACGAAGTCCAACCTGGTGTATCATCTGCcatttaattcatattcattcTCATTAAGAAATGTTCTGGGGCAGGTATTTTCAAAAGTGAGTTACAAATCATGCTGTTGAACGGATCTTTAACAATTAACCGTTTTACTGCTCCgtgggcttaaaaaaaacccgacCACTGTGAAGTCTCCGGAGCTGCATTAGgagttcagtgtttgtgtacaggGACCTGCATGGAACTCATAAATACCTGCATCACTGCAATCTGCTGTTAGACGGAGAGCTTACCTGTGCCAGCGAGGACTTTTTTCTCCATATGGCTCCTGTTCCATCAGTCACCCATGGGAATAATCAcgagaaaatacaaaaagtaaaaaaaataaaaaccctacAAAAGGCTTGGACTGCAGTGCAGCCGAACATCGGCagctttcaacaacaacaaaaaaaaacgcccaaaaaaacacaccttctctctgtaatataaaaaaaattcagctgtGATCAGTCCGTGGTGTTGTAGCAGTCTGGATCCGTGACCTTGACAGTTGGACCACTTCAGCTTTCaccttttctctgctgctcctctgaaCAGTCCGAGCAGTTTCTATGGTAATTCagtccctccctctgtccctcactGTGTGTCATCCAATTGTTCTTCCCGCTtcaccagtctctctctctctgtgtgtgtgtgtgtgtgtgtgtgtgtgtgtcacttgcTTTCTCCTCAGCTGAGCTCGGCTCCATGAGCTGGACGTTTTTGACTATTCATTTAGCGCTtctctagtcttattgaccactcaaagcacttttacaGCATTCGCCCAATCGCACACACCATCCATACAGCGCCGCTATTTACAGCtctgtttctgtcacattcatacacattcatacactgctgccGCAGTCGTcggaggcaatttagggttaggtgTCTTGCCCGAGGTCACGCCGGCATGCTGACAGGTGGAAGCAGGGAGCGAACCGCCGATCTTCCGGTttttgtggacgacctctctatgtcctcctgagccacagccgccctaatGGCCTGATCTGCGcaataacagtttttttgtagTACTGGTGCCGGTACTACGCCTCACAATGAGATCTTTTGatggaacaaagacaaagatgagCAATTCAGGTGCTCTCAGAGCCAGCAGCACCGCATTACAAAATCAGGGAGACCAAATATAGTATCCAAAATGTTTCAATCATTCAAATGTCAGAACATTTCGGTTGGAAAAGTTCAAAAGCATCGCGACAAggtgtcaaagaaaaacacatagaGACAGACGTTCAGCTACAATTGAACATCCTTAATAGACTTCAGAGAGTCGAGAACAAAGATCAGCTCAAACTGAATAAGACCATTAAAGTCACATGTTTCTTCTGTGAAACTGACCGGACTCATACTTTATTTGTTCAGGCCCAATGTCaagtcaaatgtaaacaaaagggACGATCCACCACCAAAAATTTGAAACAACAGTATTGGAAATTAACACAATGCAAAGTCTTGCAACAAGTCTAAATTACTGTTCCTCTGCTGAAGATTTCTTAAAATTAGTTTTataaacatgacaaacagaTTGTTTTTGTGGCCTAACAAGATTTTAGTCAGATTAAATGCCGGCGGTTCCATGCTGACAATACCAACGGTGGATCAGGCCCGTGGCACATTGAGCTGatcagctgctctctgtgtcGAGGCCTTGAGGGAAGACTTTATTTGAAATAGCAACCGCTTATAAATGCTACATGTGaattcacaaaataaaagctggTATTCAAAGGaatgctctaaaaaaaaaaaaagaaaaaaaaagtggcaggTATGACGTGATTCACACACTACATTCAGCGAGAATGAATTGCCGAGTCAAACAGTTCTACTCGGTTGAGTGTCCCCTGCCAAGGAATGAACTGTTGCAGGctttttcaatttgaaatgtATCACGTATAATGTATATAGCTGAACAGCGAACCAACAAAACCAGACAGATTAGTAGAATTCAGTCGgtgatgtttttgttcaagAGGAAAAGTTCCGTTGTCGGTCGAGGTCACAGGTAAACATTGTTTGTTAAAATGAACAACTTGTGCCAAGACTGTCGCAGAacaaaaattcataaaaaaaaatacattccctTACATATCCAGAAGAAGCACTttggtgaagaagaagatttaaaaTTGTGCTTCATTTATTGTACActaacctaaaaaaaaaaacgacacaaagacatgaaacaaACGACACTACACTTGCAACTAAGTAGAAAAAGGACAGATTGTTCAGTTGGCGGAATTAGCAGCTTCTTAACACGACTCCCTTTGATATGTCAGTTTTAATCCTTGAGGAAAGATGCCACACGCAGCAACGTGCGTAGAAGCATCGCCCCCGGGTGATCAAGCTCAGCTTGTTGACCTCTTGGTACGGACTATAGCCTCTCAACTTTTTACAcacggaagaaagaaaaaaaaaaacacgttgcCACGGAAGATACAAAAATGTTTAGTAGCTCCGACTCGTTTTTGGGCTACTTGTGGAAAAGTGTCGAACCGGAATCAGCCCAATGGCGGAGACGTGCGAGCGCGCGGCTGAATGATGTGAGGTAACCGACGGAGACAACAGTCGGTAGGAACGCGCGGTCTTTCAAAGACATTCTAGGATTTTGTGCACCACTCAGCCCAGAGTGACTCTGGTCGAATCGACAGGAATGTGGATCACACCacctgtgtgtgttcctgcgGACGAGCAGTTCCTGCAAAATCAATCAGAAAATGTATGAACACTGGacggatcctttttttttttttttttaagtgtctcCAAAAGAACAATGAGTTGATTGTTCTGGTCACTTTTATCCTGCTTTTTGCATAAACTGGAAGGAGCGAATAGCCGCCTCGCCGTGTCGACAGTTCAAAATCTGACCGGGTCACCAGGGCTTAGTGTCACTGAGCAGAGATCTGTCCACGTCTCCTGTGAACGTTGACTCTTCATAAGTTTCACTTTGGCGTTCGACGACCGAGGGGCGCACAGAGGCAAATTGCTGACCACATGCACgccaaagaaaaggaaaacacagctgAACACGGCAGACTAGTGGAATAGTGTAGTGCCGGTCGACCTGCGGGTCAGATGGGTTCTGGTTTCAGCTTTCTAGAAAACACTACAGGTTGCGAGCGGGGCTGGTCGAAGAGCGACAAAGCATGCGTGCATTGTGCTTTGCATTATAGGACGAATTTCATGTAACACAAAGATGACATTACTAGTCCACCCCCAGTCACATGTCGGTAATAAAGAAACAGAGGCACATCTCAATTTGGACTTGACTTTCACCGTCAGCATTGGGAGGTTTTACCCTTTCTGTTTCCGTCTGGGTGCCAAGCCGGTTTAACATGAACCCACACCTATATTTGTCATGGACATAGCATAGATTAAACTGTTGCTGATGTGCGCTCCTCCATCCACAGCCACGATCCCGTGTGCCAGTTCAGTTCAGCGTACCGTAAGTCCtcctcaccatcaccatggCTCTGACAGGCGGCTTTGTGACGGTGTGTCACATGCAAAGTTTGAAACCACAGCTTGTAGACACCGTCTCTTAGTGAAACTAAATTGACCttataaaaatacaacataGACAATGACATAAAAAACTACTGTACAACTGAATGTCCAAGTCCTTCCAGGGAGTGAGTCATCACAGCGGTTGGCTGGTCAGACTAAGACACTGGTGGGATTGAGATGTTTGTGGGGACCACTGCGTCACATCTTACTAACAACTGTTCACCGACAGCGATGCTTCAGCTCAAATGTTCGTGTGACACATCACCGTTGGACAGGTGGAACTCAGCCGGGAGCGATCGGCAGGGTTCACAGTGAGGTGAGATCCTGGACCTCCAGCAGCATGGCGTCCTGCTCGGTCCTCAGCTGGTCCCGGACCTGGAGGCGACCCACCAAGTCGGAGCTCAGGTCTGATGTGGAcaggtgaaaaaataaataagttcaaaatgcaGTTTGGAAAAATGTCATATCAGTTGCTTAAACGTGTGACTACACTTTCTTTCTGACCAATTATGGACCAATTGGAGAAAATGAGGGTAcggtttcacaaatcacattaagtttcatccccaatcttttatacagtggaagtcatttcaggtcactgtCCTTATACgccttattcctcattcctgtatgaaagattgtggatgaaaacttaacgtgatttgtgaaccctagccctaaccctaacccccccaaaccagtaaacctaggggaaacactgtaattAGCTGTAAATTCATAGACGATGGCATCCTTGGTTAGATGCCTGGGATCTTTCAATTTCAAACATTCCGACACTTGCATTACTATAGCTAGTATCATATCTATATGGGTTGGGTTACACGCTGTTTGTATTGTGTATGATGATTTTGATGTAATAAGTATTTGCAGTTTTGGATGAAAAGCAAGCTACTGCGTCTAACGCGTCTGGTCACAAGCGGAGTGGGATGAGGATGTGTGCACTTGTACCTTGTATGGTCTGGCTGAGAGTTGAGCACAGAGCATTCAGCTCTTTGACACCGAAGCTTTGCAAATCACTGCGCTCAAGATGCCTCCTCTGGATTACAGGGTCACTGCGGGAGGcagactgaggagaggagaggagaggagaggagagcagtgaCGGACGAGAAAGGGCTTCATCGCGACAGTGTCGTGCCAATGTCACACGTGCTTCTCACCAGTGTTTTGTGGTCTGCTCTGAGTCGGTCCCGTAGGTTCCTCAGAGTGTTCCTGAAGCCCCTGGATTTCGGTTTCTCTGGCTTGGAGGCGGGTTGAGGATTCTTATGGACCTGGgcgctccctctctttctcagcAGGAGAGGACAAGGGGGAGAGGATGTCACTATCTACATGGCGGTTTTTCATACTCATTTCGCCTCCGTGGTCGCTCAGTTACAGCTCAGAGCGAGCACAGTTTGGTCTAATGTCAgggactttttgtttttaggggTAGTTACCCATGTGCTGGAGCTGTCCTTCTTGTTCAcgtctccttccttctcctcttcctcctcctcctcactttcacTGTTGTTGATGAAGCAGAGCTGCAGGTTCatctgtgtctgcaggctggaggaaacacaaaagcCAAACAGATTTCACGGGCTGGATTTTGGACGGGTGGTCTTTTGTCCGACTGACTGAGttgtgtgtgatggaaaaaaatgaaacctgcAGGTTTCTTGTCACAATAACCAAACATTAGCTCACAGGCGGAAAAAAGTAGGTGTTTGACAACTTTCAGTCAGTTTTCAGTAGGATAGAAAGATTCTGGCCTTTGTGACCTCGCAGGAGTTTTGAAGTgcaccaaaatatatatatatgacacactaaaggaaagggaaaacctCAAAAGCAAAATATGGGCATTCTTATCCATGGGTCCCCACAAAATGGACACAACAGCACTGTTTAACTCGGAGCGAGAAATGTGACCAGGCCACAGAAAGCAATCACAACCTGACGTGGCAGATTTATAtagtacagtatacagtacaaCACACCAGCCTATTCCCCTGGACTGTGTTCGCCGCCCGGTGAGGGCTGTGGCTGGTCATGTGACTGGACCTCTAATGGGTAACTGAACTGACGTGAACTTTGACACTCATTTCTCATTTCCCTTTCAAACACTATAATAACATATGGaagaaactaaattaaatatgaatactgAGAGCTTAATAGCCGGCTTACATCTCTTATGTAGCAGTTATAGTTCAATTATTTACACATGAAGCTATGAATGCCGCAGACCCTTGACTTATAACTAATATAGTTTATTCTACATATAATAAAAGCAGTAAGCCTGTGCAGGTCATCAGTCAGTGTAGTGCCTGTACCGGGAGGTGAGTGCCAGCACGTGGCTGTTGCAGGCGTCGTCTCCGTCCTCCCAGCTCTCCGCTCTCCTGCCTCGCTCCTCCGTCCAGCTCCCTGGAGCTCTGCCTCGCTCCAGAGGAATCCCACTCTGAAGACCAACACCACACACGTGTTACACAAACACTTCCGTTCGTCTTTAAGTCACCGGGGTGGCGGCAAAATCACAGTTACATTTCCTCTTGTATTTAAGACAtcttatgctcatattcaggttcataatttcaATCTGGGTTGTTACTTGAAATgatttacatgctctaatgttcagtaaacacaccCGCTTCCTCGgacttcctgcagctcctcttttccaGCCTCTTTCTGAAACACTAGGTTTTGAGCTCCGGGCTTTTtaaggaagttctctcgctctcacttTACCCGGCTTTGTTGGGGGGGCGTGTCAGATTAGCTGCTTGACATGCTCGACGCACCTCGTTACGGAACTATCGGCCGGATTACTGACGAGGCGGCCGGATTACTCAGGATTAGAGCGGAGCTGCCTGGACCACGGGCGGACTTTTTAACTCCGCAGaccttttacacacacaaaaaacctacGACACACTagaagaaagggaaaactgaaaaagcataatgtgtctcctttaaatcACTGTGAGAAATCACTGAGATTAGAGAAATTAGACTTTAGCAGCACTTTACCTgtatttaaatcatatttttatagGAAACCCATTCAATTTTTAACTGGTTTTaactggtgttgtttttttaaaaattattttcttttatgttaaTATTTAGATAAGTTCTATGGAAATTAATGTTTAACATTGTTATTATTGCgtaattgttttttatgtatcGGCCAGTATATTGGAATTGGAAATCTTTTACTCCCTGATATCAGTATCGGCACCAAAAATCCTTATGAGCCGGACTGTATAGTTTCTAAGTTGTCAATCATAAGTGCCAAATCTCTTTCAAAAGAATTAGTGTATAGTTCTAGCAGTGAAATGTTATCTTATGATGTgggcatactgtatgtgaatgttttgcatttcttaTTACTTATCAGCTAATATACACATCACTGCAAATATGTATATTATCTGTATATGGTTGTATTAAAATCAGGGGAGGCAAATTTGGGAGGGATGGCTTTCAAAGACCGaaacaaaattaacaaaacCAGTCCAGGACACAACATCATACTCCCCATCTCCCAGACTgtaacctctgacctttgcccttttctccttcttctcctcttcttgcttCTCCAGCTCAGCGATGCGCAGGCTCAGCGCTTcccagtgcatgatgggaaggcCCAGGTTGTCCTCACCATAGCCTTCCTGCCAGACCAGTGCCGCACCCTCCGAAtcgtcatcgtcctcctctTTGTTGTCAGTGTCATCATCGCTCCTCCGGTCGTCTTCTGCCTCgttgctctccttctcctcccgctgtctctccttctctccctccatctctgcgGTGATGGACGCAGGAGGAcacagggtcaaaggtcatacAAGTAGCTGGGGAAGTAAATCTAATGTTTGCCAGTTTaagacaatatttcattttgacaaagttATTGTATGTTGTTCTTGCatgatcattattatcattaataataatatgaccCTATTGTTTATCATCAGagctgttgggtttctctgtaatattgcagtcttgacctcactatgttaagtgcctgAGACAATGTATGCTTGGATTTGGCGCGATACAAatcaattgaattgaaatccTAGTAGATGGAGTCTGCCATGTCGCACCACGTTTTGTACAGTAGCCCAGAAAAgggcactcagtagagtgcatacttgcgtattagtctgggacctctcaattcattttcgatttccaagaggtgttAACCTGCTTAccaagttaccatggtgatttatccCGGTTAGAGAACCAGCTTCAtaggacggaaaacccagagttaaacctgaagttacctcgataaccgcaaatcctgctgGGTAGCAGAGGCCCGAGGAGGTGacatgttgtcatggtgacatgtTTGGGATGAGTGGCCCTCGGGACCCTAACCCCTCCCGTTCATTGAAGACTGTACTTGCTGCGATGTCACCGATGTTGTGACATCACCGGTGACTGTGTGCATTTTTTGGCAACACGCAGCAATGTTCCGAAAGACACTTTCCTCCAGTCGTTGTGTTGATTGTTTGACCTGAACCCATTGCACACATCagattgtgacttttttttttgccagttagTATTTTTCAGCAATATGAACGGATTTCCCTTCATGTGTCTCTGGACTGCTTATAGAGggtcataa
Encoded proteins:
- the si:dkey-6n21.12 gene encoding schwannomin-interacting protein 1, which codes for MEGEKERQREEKESNEAEDDRRSDDDTDNKEEDDDDSEGAALVWQEGYGEDNLGLPIMHWEALSLRIAELEKQEEEKKEKRAKSGIPLERGRAPGSWTEERGRRAESWEDGDDACNSHVLALTSRLQTQMNLQLCFINNSESEEEEEEEKEGDVNKKDSSSTWRGSAQVHKNPQPASKPEKPKSRGFRNTLRNLRDRLRADHKTLSASRSDPVIQRRHLERSDLQSFGVKELNALCSTLSQTIQDLSSDLVGRLQVRDQLRTEQDAMLLEVQDLTSL